In Chelmon rostratus isolate fCheRos1 chromosome 21, fCheRos1.pri, whole genome shotgun sequence, the genomic window AGAGGAACTGTATAGTTCCTCTGCTGAAGATGCCAGCTGTTTTGTAAACACGTTCCTTCCTTGGTTTGctaaatgtgtaattttgatGTCTGTCATGTGTTCTGCAGCTACAGAGTCTTCTGCCCTTTCAGCAAGTGTCGCCGACAGAAAATGTTATTGAAGAATATGGACTCAAAGATGCAGATCTACCCAAACAGATGTTTTCGTGAGTGACACCATTGTAGGGAATTCCTGTTTAATGCCTTCTCCGCAAACaaagctttttgaaaaaaattaaaatctcTGCTTTGGCAGCATCACAGGGTTTGTGTCACGAGGAGACCATGGTGTTGGGAGAAGTGCCACAGACAGGCAATTCTTTTTCATTAACAACCGGCCATGTGATCCCCTGAAGGTAACTCGTGCTTTGTTTAAGCCCCTGCTGTTAGGCATTTATAAACCATATACAGACATTTAATAACGGTTTATAACATGCTGTAATCTAGTTGTAAGATGATACAAGGACATTTTAAGTGCTTATATTCATTGGTTGTTTATACACCTTCTTCCACTTTGGTGCCTACAGGAGTTAAACAAGTACCTTAGAAAACATATATCTGCTTGCACTTACATTGTAGTGTCTTATAAACCATTTGTTAAATGTTTATACTGTGCTAATGAATGTTAAATGAGGACAATTATACTCAAATGTTAGCAGTGAGGGTTTACATTCTCAGCCTAATCTCTGGTTATTCCCTATTTGCAGGTGACCAAGATTGTGAACGAAGTGTATCATATGTACAACAGACATCAGTATCCATTTGTTGCCTTGAACATAGCTGTTTCCTCAGGTAAGAAAATTAAAAGTTATTTCTGAAATACGTTGCTGACTTCCCGTACTACatgagtgtttttgtggtgtTATTCCAGAATGTGTGGATGTGAACGTCACCCCGGACAAGCGACAGATTTTCCTTCAGGAGGAGAAACTCTTGCTGGCTATTCTGAAGACATCTCTTATCAACATGTATGAGGCTGGAGTCAATAAGATCAGCCTGAACTATACACCCATACCCAGCATCAGTAAGAACTGATCATTATATTTAGCCTATGTATCAATATTGAAACgatatatttatattgtatCAGAATAATATCACTTAGAGtacttttccagtgtttttattttgcctgTCACTTGTCTCTAGATACAAAAGCATCTGAAATCTGTCAGCTTGTTCCATCTAATGAGAACACGGGAGAACCTGGAAAGGAACCAGTCACTCAGAGCCCAAAGTCATCCCTAAACCTGGCCGGCCTAAAAGCTGCCTTTTCAAGTCATCAGAGCTCCAATTCTGGGAACAAGTCAAGTGTGGGCAAAGCTGCTAACTTTGGCCCAGCACAGAAAACACTACAGTCTTTTTTTAAGGGCACCGTCAAACCTCCTTCCAGCACCCCGAGTGTGAAATCTCCTGCGAAACCCGCAAGAGATCCAGCAAAATGCTTCGCAGTGGGAAAGTCGGTGCTGGATGCGTTCAGGTACGGAACAACACTCAGTGATACAGACTCTGAGAGAGACAGTGCTGTGTCCAGTTGTGACGTTACCATGACAACGCCAGATATTCAGGATTCTGGTCTGGAGTCCAGTTCTCCTGAACCAGCTGCTGACGGACCCAGTGTAAAAGATGAGACATTTGAAGAAACGTCCGACAATAGTCACGTTGTTTCTGAAAAAGCGGAGTTTCAGGCTGAGCCGTGCACTTCCATTGAGGACTACGCTGTAAGCCCAGATGCCAAGAAGGCCAGGACAGAGACACCACATTTCCCGACAGAACACAAGTCCAACACTTTTTCAAACCGTTTTGAGAAATCCTCCTTGACAGTGGACGCTCCGGTCTGCCGACAGAGGAGGACGGTGCCTCTCCAGTTCTCTTTTCAGGAGCTTGTAGGGAAGACGAAGAGGTTACAGGATCAGCAGAAACAGAGGGCCGGGGAGGATCTGCGCTATCGACGCTTCAGGGCCAAGATCAACCCTGGAGAAAACCAGAGTGCAGAGGAAGAGCTCAGGAAAGAAATAAGGTAGTTCATTCCTGTAACTACTGCTGAATGAACCTGCCAATATTGTTGTGTGATTTCCACTAGTTCATGATCTTTCTTTCATCCCTACAGTAAAGACATGTTCAAACAGATGGAGATCATCGGTCAGTTTAACCTGGGCTTCATTATCGCCAAACTAAACTGGGACATCTTCATGATTGACCAGCATGCCACAGACGAGAAGTACAACTTTGAGATGTTGCAGCAGCACACCGTGCTCCAGGGACAGAAACTCATAGTGTAAGAATTGAAATCAGTTGATGATTTCTGCCCTCTGTTGTTTAGAATTTCCTTTTTCCTGGTCAGTgatctgtttttgcttttcccTTTATGTTTGCAGCCCTCAGAAGCTTCACCTCACTGCTGTCAGTGAAAATGTTCTCATAGAGAACATTGAGATTTTCAGAAAGAATGGCTTTGAATTCCTCGTCGATGAGGACGGTATGAACATTAATGGGCTGATTTTATCTCTAGTTCAGAGCTGTTTTATTCCCATTTTGATGATTACAAATACTGAAACTGCTTTGTTactgtgactgcagctcaggTGATGGAGAGGGTTAAGCTGGTGTCTCTGCCCACCAgtaaaaactggacatttgGCCCAGCTGACATTGAAGAGCTGATCTTCATGTTGAGTGACAGCCCAGGGGTCATGTGTCGACCGTCCCGCGTCAGGCAGATGTTTGCCTCCCGAGCCTGTCGAAAATCTGTGAGTTCATAGTGACAATAAACAGATACTTTGaaatattttctgatattttcacAGACTGATTTTGGCTTTAGATTAGGATCAGCAATCATCAAAAGTTAATTTTCTACTTTGGTCATTAGTGGTTATAGAACTacacaaatgtttttgtatgttttggcAGTTTACAGCCAGTTACACATGCTTTACATCACTGTAGATTGGAGTAGAGTGGATGTGCATGAGAAACCTTTTAACATCTGCATAATAGTTGTAATACTGTACTGAAATTAGTGGAGGCAAATGGCTGCATGGAAGCCACAAATGTAAACTTCTTATTCTGATTTGTTACAGACTAACTGATGACATTACTATTTTCCTGATATGAtctcctgtttctctcatgTCCATCTAAAGGTGATGATTGGCACTGCTCTGAGTGTCAGTGAGATGAAGAAGCTCCTGGTTCACATGGGGGAGATTGAGCATCCATGGAACTGTCCTCACGGCAGGCCCACCATGAGACACCTCGCCAACCTGGACATCATCTCACAAGACTGACCGTGTCAAGGAAGGAACTGTTGGAGAATTGCACTTTACACTAGCTTGCTGTAACAGGAACAGTTGTGCTTTCATTCcagtttatttctgttgaaCAGATAGAGAGATTGAGACCAAGTAGAAGATACTCTATATTTGTATGGTTCAAATTCTTGATATTGACTGTTAAGAATGTTTTTCATAGTATCTGTTAAGATATGTTgggttttatttgtattttgcatcataaaataatagtttttatattttaatactGGATTAATAGAGGAAATAAACAAGGTATTTTGCATCATGTATTGCccctttcttttatttgtgctgttaaaTCCAGTGGTGGAAATAAAAGTGCTGCATTCACAACTTAAAATATGTGAGTATTAGCAGCAAAATTTACTTAAACTGTCAAAAATAGGTTTGATTCCAACCGatggccctttgctgcatgctgttctctctctctacccccGGTCCACtctgttttttaaagattatcatgtgtttgtggtgttgctgtCCTGTGACTACAATCTCTAAAAGGCCCACTCTTCATGGGCTCAGAAAAACaggtctgttttcagctttgtgataaTGCATTTTACACCTAAACCAAGAGGGAGGTTAAAGAGGTATTTTAAGAAGTTGAAGTTAATAAAAGGAACCtgtaatccttcagtttattagacaaattgaaaataaaagtcacCAAATTTAGAGATATTAGGTTAGATTTAATGGAAATAGAtataatggaaatactcaagtatctttaatttaaacaatacagtgtttaaattaactgtattTTAGTACAGTAAACTTACTGATTGACATTCCTCTACTGGTTCAATCACTGGTAGTACCACATGTTCCGGTTTACCCTTTTTGACTGGCAAAGGTTGCCGTAGTAGTTAGCGTTCTTTACCGTTACCATGGAGATGATGCTAGCTTGCGCGATAGATAAATAAACGGCGCGTTATGACacaggggaaagaaaagagcaaaactacaacaaaaaaCGATGAACCGGGAAACGAGAAAACGTGTGGAAACGCAGAGCTGTCGCAGACAGcgcaggaaaaagaaaagagaaagtctGCGAGCTGCTCCGCTGGTTTAAAGGTGAACTCAGCGGATGTGGACCAAAGCGACCTGCGAGGCCATCATGTCAGCCAGGATCAGCCCGACAGTGACGACATTTACGAGCTCCCCACACTTGTTAGCTTAATTGTTCAGAGGTAAATTAATGAGATAATTATCTTTTTGAGCACCCACACGCTGGACTGGCTGTAACTGACGAGTCCATGTTGGTGTCTTATTGACAGATATGAAGGGGAACTGTGTGAAGGCCAGTTTCATGGAGAAGGGGTCGCTTGTTTTGAAGGAGGCCATATTTACAAGGTGCAATGCAAAGACCACCACATtatgaaaccaaaccaaatacATTCTGAAAATGCACCAGAAATCTTTAAATGTCATTTGCTCCAGTTATCACAAGGCCAAACAAAAAGATATCATAAAGtcactgctttgtgtttctgaagGGGATGTTTTCCAAGGGACTTATGGATGGACATGGTGTCTTCATCCAGGCAGGCGGACTGAAATATGAGGTAGGGTACAATAATGATATACTGATACTGTACTGAGCGTTACT contains:
- the pms2 gene encoding mismatch repair endonuclease PMS2 isoform X1, with amino-acid sequence MSDACSSEPAGAIKAIDKHSVHQICSGQVVLTLATAVKELVENSIDAGATNIDVRLKECGAELVEVSDNGKGVEEANFEGLTLKHHTSKLRDFSDLIHVETFGFRGEALSSLCALSNLSVVTCHESSQVGTKLVFDHKGHLVQQSPHPRQQGSTVSLQQLFYTLPVRHKEFQRNIKKEYARMIHILQSYCIISTGVRITCTNQNGQGKRSTVLGTSGSQSMRDNIGAIFGPKQLQSLLPFQQVSPTENVIEEYGLKDADLPKQMFSITGFVSRGDHGVGRSATDRQFFFINNRPCDPLKVTKIVNEVYHMYNRHQYPFVALNIAVSSECVDVNVTPDKRQIFLQEEKLLLAILKTSLINMYEAGVNKISLNYTPIPSINTKASEICQLVPSNENTGEPGKEPVTQSPKSSLNLAGLKAAFSSHQSSNSGNKSSVGKAANFGPAQKTLQSFFKGTVKPPSSTPSVKSPAKPARDPAKCFAVGKSVLDAFRYGTTLSDTDSERDSAVSSCDVTMTTPDIQDSGLESSSPEPAADGPSVKDETFEETSDNSHVVSEKAEFQAEPCTSIEDYAVSPDAKKARTETPHFPTEHKSNTFSNRFEKSSLTVDAPVCRQRRTVPLQFSFQELVGKTKRLQDQQKQRAGEDLRYRRFRAKINPGENQSAEEELRKEISKDMFKQMEIIGQFNLGFIIAKLNWDIFMIDQHATDEKYNFEMLQQHTVLQGQKLIVPQKLHLTAVSENVLIENIEIFRKNGFEFLVDEDAQVMERVKLVSLPTSKNWTFGPADIEELIFMLSDSPGVMCRPSRVRQMFASRACRKSVMIGTALSVSEMKKLLVHMGEIEHPWNCPHGRPTMRHLANLDIISQD
- the pms2 gene encoding mismatch repair endonuclease PMS2 isoform X2, translated to MSDACSEPAGAIKAIDKHSVHQICSGQVVLTLATAVKELVENSIDAGATNIDVRLKECGAELVEVSDNGKGVEEANFEGLTLKHHTSKLRDFSDLIHVETFGFRGEALSSLCALSNLSVVTCHESSQVGTKLVFDHKGHLVQQSPHPRQQGSTVSLQQLFYTLPVRHKEFQRNIKKEYARMIHILQSYCIISTGVRITCTNQNGQGKRSTVLGTSGSQSMRDNIGAIFGPKQLQSLLPFQQVSPTENVIEEYGLKDADLPKQMFSITGFVSRGDHGVGRSATDRQFFFINNRPCDPLKVTKIVNEVYHMYNRHQYPFVALNIAVSSECVDVNVTPDKRQIFLQEEKLLLAILKTSLINMYEAGVNKISLNYTPIPSINTKASEICQLVPSNENTGEPGKEPVTQSPKSSLNLAGLKAAFSSHQSSNSGNKSSVGKAANFGPAQKTLQSFFKGTVKPPSSTPSVKSPAKPARDPAKCFAVGKSVLDAFRYGTTLSDTDSERDSAVSSCDVTMTTPDIQDSGLESSSPEPAADGPSVKDETFEETSDNSHVVSEKAEFQAEPCTSIEDYAVSPDAKKARTETPHFPTEHKSNTFSNRFEKSSLTVDAPVCRQRRTVPLQFSFQELVGKTKRLQDQQKQRAGEDLRYRRFRAKINPGENQSAEEELRKEISKDMFKQMEIIGQFNLGFIIAKLNWDIFMIDQHATDEKYNFEMLQQHTVLQGQKLIVPQKLHLTAVSENVLIENIEIFRKNGFEFLVDEDAQVMERVKLVSLPTSKNWTFGPADIEELIFMLSDSPGVMCRPSRVRQMFASRACRKSVMIGTALSVSEMKKLLVHMGEIEHPWNCPHGRPTMRHLANLDIISQD